In one Halorubrum sp. CBA1229 genomic region, the following are encoded:
- a CDS encoding Hsp20/alpha crystallin family protein, giving the protein MNHQQTRSTGDGPLLRRFEYEDGWIVAADLGADAANVSVDAVGETAIVVVEGDGEPVESEFELPGPAASTAVANGVITVEGGTIEDDTAEDDVTEDDTTEGER; this is encoded by the coding sequence ATGAATCACCAACAGACCCGATCGACCGGCGACGGTCCGCTGCTCCGCCGGTTCGAGTACGAGGACGGGTGGATCGTCGCCGCCGATCTGGGCGCCGACGCCGCAAACGTGAGCGTCGACGCGGTCGGCGAGACGGCGATCGTCGTCGTCGAGGGCGACGGCGAGCCGGTCGAGTCGGAGTTCGAACTGCCGGGGCCGGCCGCGTCGACCGCGGTCGCGAACGGCGTGATCACGGTCGAAGGCGGCACGATTGAGGACGACACGGCCGAGGACGACGTGACTGAGGACGACACGACGGAGGGCGAGCGATGA
- a CDS encoding alpha/beta hydrolase yields MKRVTHDGRDTAYRVSDRGGDGPTVCFVHGSGGSKDVWKAQARLSDRFPTVALDLSGHGDSDDVETPAGPATLDAYADDVVAVAAETGATVLCGNSLGGAVALRVALDRDRDLDGLVLAGTGAKLAVAEPLLDALATDFDRSIDLLHQPDRLFHDPPAEYVELSRAGMRECGRAVTERDFRTCHAFDVRDRLDEVAAPSLAVVGEHDALTPPEYHDYLADEIDDCERATVEGAAHLAMLERPAAFNAVLSTFLACRSEGSG; encoded by the coding sequence ATGAAGCGGGTCACCCACGACGGCCGCGACACCGCGTACCGGGTCTCCGACCGCGGCGGCGACGGCCCGACGGTGTGTTTCGTCCACGGGAGCGGCGGGAGCAAGGACGTCTGGAAGGCGCAGGCGCGCCTGAGCGATCGGTTCCCGACCGTCGCGCTTGACCTGTCCGGACACGGCGACAGCGACGACGTGGAGACGCCGGCCGGGCCCGCGACGCTCGACGCCTACGCGGACGACGTCGTCGCGGTGGCCGCGGAGACCGGCGCGACGGTCCTCTGTGGCAACTCGCTCGGCGGCGCCGTGGCACTGCGGGTCGCCTTGGACCGCGACCGGGACCTCGACGGACTCGTCCTCGCGGGCACGGGCGCGAAGCTCGCGGTCGCCGAGCCGCTGTTGGACGCGCTCGCGACCGACTTCGACCGGTCGATCGACCTGCTCCACCAGCCCGACCGCCTCTTCCACGACCCGCCCGCGGAGTACGTCGAGCTCTCGCGCGCCGGCATGCGGGAGTGCGGCCGCGCCGTCACCGAGCGCGACTTCCGGACCTGCCACGCGTTCGACGTCCGCGACCGCTTGGACGAGGTCGCGGCGCCGTCGCTCGCGGTCGTCGGCGAGCACGACGCGCTCACCCCGCCGGAGTACCACGACTACCTCGCGGACGAAATCGACGACTGCGAGCGCGCGACGGTCGAGGGCGCCGCGCACCTCGCGATGCTCGAACGCCCCGCGGCGTTCAACGCGGTGCTCTCGACGTTCCTCGCGTGCCGCTCGGAGGGATCAGGGTAG
- a CDS encoding DUF2391 domain-containing protein — translation MDGDDSGRRSVGSGPPSDADRAASRVDDGGEGTPANGPHGPENPDINDLLAKLDALSDTVDEGHEREKVRQTISLVERMPGSSAFRTRITKYTSRDMAEAFVGAVLFALPLLVEGGVFEIAAWFAAVRPGGVPVFLLAHVGFVLVMTAGLLYFADFRQIEISHPILGVIPRRYAGILLVSLCTSVFMLLLWGRLHEGDPSSLERVSRVAVVWAGGAFGASLGDILPGESQGADINDLDLDFDRRD, via the coding sequence ATGGACGGCGACGACTCGGGACGACGGTCCGTCGGATCGGGTCCGCCTTCCGACGCGGACCGGGCGGCGAGCCGGGTCGACGACGGCGGGGAAGGAACTCCCGCGAACGGCCCCCACGGTCCCGAGAACCCCGACATCAACGACCTGCTCGCGAAGCTCGACGCCCTGAGCGACACCGTCGACGAGGGACACGAGCGCGAGAAGGTGCGCCAGACCATCTCGCTCGTTGAGCGGATGCCCGGCAGTTCGGCGTTCAGGACTCGGATCACGAAGTACACCTCCCGGGACATGGCCGAGGCGTTCGTCGGTGCGGTGCTCTTCGCGCTCCCGCTGCTCGTCGAGGGCGGCGTCTTCGAGATCGCGGCGTGGTTCGCCGCGGTGCGGCCGGGCGGCGTTCCCGTCTTCCTCCTCGCTCACGTGGGGTTCGTGCTGGTCATGACCGCCGGACTGCTGTACTTCGCGGACTTCCGGCAGATCGAGATCAGTCACCCGATCCTCGGGGTCATCCCGCGCCGGTACGCGGGGATACTTCTCGTCTCGCTTTGCACGTCCGTGTTCATGCTGCTCCTCTGGGGACGCCTCCACGAGGGGGACCCGTCGTCGCTCGAGCGCGTCTCGCGCGTGGCGGTGGTCTGGGCCGGGGGCGCGTTCGGTGCGAGCCTCGGCGACATCCTCCCGGGCGAGTCGCAGGGGGCGGACATCAACGACCTCGACTTGGACTTCGACCGCAGGGACTGA